In a genomic window of Flavobacterium lipolyticum:
- a CDS encoding sensor histidine kinase codes for MSELPPEIKLTYIIAIIIMLLFVCFIIMMVFIYNKKQLIQQQENQIKESEFQNQLLQKELERQKAIQVERERISQDMHDDLGAGISAIKLQAEFLKYKMPEESFSEDLEVIIATSEDMNLAMREILWSLNSQNDTIGNFIEYVSLYVKRFLDKTTITFQLDSNIIEKETNLSVKARRNLFLVVKEAVHNVYKHSEASTLQIQFEQTENDLKITVNDNGIGFSDTIQKGNGINNMSLRMEAIRGTFKIVPAQKGTHLLFVCPLEDQILEQYSKESF; via the coding sequence ATGAGCGAGCTTCCCCCCGAAATAAAACTAACCTATATTATCGCCATTATTATAATGTTGTTGTTTGTGTGCTTCATTATTATGATGGTGTTTATTTACAATAAAAAGCAATTGATTCAGCAACAGGAAAACCAAATCAAAGAAAGCGAGTTTCAAAACCAGTTGCTGCAGAAAGAATTAGAACGTCAGAAAGCGATTCAAGTAGAAAGAGAGCGTATTTCGCAGGATATGCATGATGATTTAGGTGCCGGAATTTCGGCCATAAAACTTCAGGCAGAATTTTTAAAATATAAAATGCCTGAAGAAAGTTTTTCGGAAGATCTGGAAGTCATTATAGCGACTTCAGAAGATATGAATTTAGCCATGAGAGAAATTCTCTGGAGTCTGAATTCTCAAAATGATACTATTGGTAATTTTATAGAATATGTGAGTCTCTATGTCAAACGTTTTTTAGATAAAACGACTATAACATTTCAGCTAGATTCGAATATCATTGAAAAAGAAACCAATTTATCTGTAAAAGCCAGAAGAAATCTCTTTTTGGTAGTAAAAGAAGCCGTTCACAATGTATACAAACACAGTGAGGCAAGTACTCTGCAAATTCAATTTGAACAGACTGAGAATGATCTTAAAATTACAGTGAATGATAACGGAATTGGATTTTCTGATACGATTCAAAAAGGAAATGGTATCAACAATATGTCGCTTCGAATGGAAGCCATACGTGGCACTTTTAAAATTGTTCCTGCTCAAAAAGGGACACATTTATTGTTTGTGTGCCCCTTAGAAGATCAAATTTTAGAACAGTACAGCAAAGAATCTTTTTAA
- a CDS encoding DEAD/DEAH box helicase, which yields MNIFAKKLITIDDVDLSIHPIDIFQGLFHKEGYSYLRGIQEEVLNSWHLIRDQRDVLCKMNTGSGKTLVSLLMLHSKMNEGVGTALYLCPDRQLLDQAKKQAELYGIPVCEIDENNDFPTDFHNCKSILLCTFQKLFNSKSIFNRDQIKIGSIVIDDAHSCLDKARDTTTLNLPRKHEACERIIKIFEAEFKDQAPGTYRRLIDGDPFASILKVPYWAWFEREEEVTTLLNKFSSDDEFKFKWGLIADDLLSYDCYLGPKGIEIAPIHVPFQNVKSFFEAKHRYILSATFEDQTDLIKDFGINSESIINALIPKDRKDIGQRLILAPKRFDPSLFDNDIYKLAKEYSENNINVVVLVPSYSKAEPWIKNGGIMLNDGDINENITELKSKQGGLYVLVNRYDGVDLNGDMCRILIMDGYPSFTSSKELYSEMRLDSVKASLKAQIIEQGLGRGVRSGSDFCTVILMGNDLLQFLGNRNNLQYFTSVTRKQLEMGLTLLDEESKEDSITTIKETIDFCLSQNIDWRAFHSQGISKVDVDVLNEEKIKNINIAVYEKEAIDLFRARNYSGSKDVIVKKVIDGIPISSKQKGWYFQFSAQLLYLENKVASNDLQLAASANATHMFQTKLGNNYTKIAVHEEQSSNVKKFLSEFSKSQDFKIYLEEVLNNFKYSPDINYTKFENALANVGRMIGFYAQEPELEFGNGPDVLWGMTDNHFLILEAKSMAIHEEITRDNIGQLLQSGEWFKKQYGDTAKQTLVTLQSPKIKGYNVNPSENTKVIDEQALEKIRKNLTQYANAICGIGVNAITPMEISKLLVAHFFTPPLFRNTYLSDIVSKRQFTL from the coding sequence ATGAACATTTTTGCTAAAAAATTAATTACAATTGATGATGTGGATTTATCGATTCATCCAATAGATATTTTCCAAGGTCTTTTTCATAAGGAAGGGTATTCTTATTTGAGAGGTATTCAGGAAGAGGTTTTAAATTCATGGCATTTAATCAGAGATCAAAGGGATGTTCTCTGTAAGATGAATACTGGTTCAGGAAAAACACTTGTTAGTTTACTAATGCTTCATTCAAAAATGAACGAGGGTGTTGGCACTGCTTTATATTTATGTCCAGATAGGCAATTACTTGATCAAGCAAAAAAGCAAGCTGAACTTTACGGTATTCCAGTTTGTGAAATAGATGAAAATAATGACTTTCCTACTGATTTTCATAATTGTAAAAGTATATTACTTTGCACTTTCCAAAAACTATTTAATTCTAAATCAATATTTAATCGTGATCAAATTAAGATTGGGTCTATCGTTATTGATGATGCTCATAGTTGTTTAGACAAGGCAAGAGATACAACTACACTTAATTTACCAAGGAAGCATGAAGCTTGTGAAAGAATAATTAAAATTTTTGAAGCTGAATTTAAGGACCAAGCACCTGGAACATATAGAAGGTTAATCGATGGTGATCCATTTGCAAGTATTTTAAAAGTGCCTTATTGGGCTTGGTTCGAAAGGGAAGAGGAGGTTACAACACTTTTAAATAAGTTTTCATCAGACGATGAGTTCAAATTTAAATGGGGATTAATAGCAGATGATTTATTATCTTATGATTGTTATTTAGGACCAAAAGGAATTGAAATTGCTCCAATACATGTACCATTCCAAAATGTAAAATCATTTTTTGAAGCAAAACATAGATATATTCTTTCAGCTACTTTTGAAGATCAAACCGATTTAATTAAGGATTTTGGTATTAATTCAGAAAGTATTATTAACGCTTTAATACCAAAAGATAGAAAAGATATTGGACAAAGATTAATTTTAGCGCCGAAAAGATTTGATCCAAGTTTATTTGATAATGATATTTATAAGTTAGCAAAAGAATATTCTGAAAATAACATTAATGTTGTCGTTTTAGTTCCATCATATTCCAAGGCTGAGCCTTGGATAAAAAATGGAGGAATAATGTTAAATGATGGAGACATAAATGAAAATATTACTGAACTTAAATCTAAACAAGGAGGATTATATGTGTTGGTTAATAGATATGATGGAGTAGATTTAAATGGAGACATGTGTAGAATTTTAATAATGGATGGTTATCCTTCATTTACATCTTCCAAAGAATTATATTCAGAAATGAGACTCGATAGTGTAAAAGCTTCTCTAAAGGCACAAATAATCGAGCAAGGTTTAGGAAGAGGTGTTCGATCAGGAAGTGATTTTTGTACAGTAATATTAATGGGGAATGATTTACTTCAATTTTTAGGAAATAGAAATAATTTGCAATATTTTACCTCTGTAACAAGAAAGCAACTTGAAATGGGGCTAACGTTGTTAGATGAAGAAAGTAAAGAAGATTCTATTACGACAATAAAAGAAACAATTGATTTTTGTTTGTCTCAAAATATTGACTGGAGAGCATTTCATTCACAAGGAATTTCTAAAGTTGATGTTGATGTTTTAAATGAAGAAAAAATAAAAAATATAAATATTGCAGTCTATGAAAAAGAGGCAATTGATTTATTTCGAGCAAGAAATTACTCAGGTTCAAAAGATGTAATTGTAAAAAAAGTAATTGATGGTATACCGATTTCAAGTAAACAAAAAGGATGGTATTTTCAATTTTCGGCACAATTGTTATATTTAGAGAATAAGGTAGCTTCAAATGATTTACAATTAGCTGCATCTGCAAATGCTACTCACATGTTTCAAACTAAACTCGGAAATAATTATACAAAAATTGCTGTACACGAGGAACAATCTTCTAACGTCAAAAAGTTTTTAAGTGAATTTAGCAAATCTCAAGATTTCAAAATTTATTTAGAAGAAGTACTTAATAACTTTAAATATAGTCCAGATATCAATTACACTAAATTCGAAAATGCTTTAGCGAATGTTGGAAGAATGATTGGATTTTATGCTCAGGAACCAGAATTAGAATTTGGTAACGGTCCAGATGTTTTATGGGGTATGACTGACAATCATTTCTTAATATTAGAAGCTAAATCAATGGCTATACATGAAGAGATTACAAGAGACAATATTGGTCAATTATTGCAATCAGGAGAATGGTTTAAAAAACAATATGGAGATACTGCTAAACAAACACTTGTGACACTTCAAAGTCCTAAAATAAAAGGTTACAATGTTAATCCAAGCGAGAATACAAAAGTAATTGACGAACAAGCATTAGAAAAAATTAGAAAAAATTTGACACAATATGCTAATGCGATATGCGGTATTGGTGTCAATGCAATTACGCCAATGGAAATTTCTAAATTACTTGTAGCACATTTTTTTACTCCGCCATTATTTAGAAATACTTATTTAAGCGATATAGTTAGTAAACGCCAATTTACTTTATAA
- a CDS encoding nucleotidyltransferase domain-containing protein, which translates to MKEKILEKLKEIEKQKDVEVLFAVESGSRAWGFASPDSDYDIRFIYKHKPEYYLSLWEKPDVIEFMTEDDLDGSGWDLRKSVKLLAKSNTALIEWLFSPVVYFQEDDFVKQMQDLAVECFSPIAVLHHYLGTTKNFMEVCEMEEVKLKSYFYALRTALAGKWIIEKNTFPPVAFADLLPIAPQNIQEKIIELQNIKAGQDEKYLHPKETLITDFLLETIQFNQENASKLGSGNKINEELDLFFRRETFKNSLV; encoded by the coding sequence ATGAAAGAAAAAATATTAGAAAAATTAAAAGAAATAGAAAAGCAGAAAGATGTAGAGGTACTTTTTGCAGTAGAATCTGGAAGTCGTGCGTGGGGATTTGCTTCTCCGGACAGCGATTATGATATTCGTTTTATATACAAACACAAACCAGAATACTATTTGTCGCTTTGGGAAAAGCCAGACGTAATAGAATTCATGACCGAAGATGACCTTGACGGTTCTGGCTGGGATTTACGTAAATCTGTAAAGTTATTAGCAAAATCTAATACAGCTTTGATTGAGTGGTTGTTTTCGCCAGTTGTATATTTTCAGGAGGATGATTTTGTAAAACAAATGCAAGATTTAGCCGTTGAATGTTTTTCACCAATAGCGGTTTTACACCACTATTTAGGAACAACGAAAAACTTTATGGAAGTATGCGAAATGGAAGAAGTAAAACTAAAGAGTTATTTCTACGCTTTAAGAACAGCTTTAGCAGGAAAATGGATTATAGAAAAGAATACTTTTCCACCCGTTGCTTTTGCCGATTTATTGCCAATTGCACCACAAAATATACAAGAGAAAATAATAGAGTTGCAAAATATAAAAGCCGGTCAGGATGAAAAATATTTGCACCCTAAAGAAACTTTAATAACCGATTTTTTATTGGAAACAATACAATTTAATCAAGAGAATGCTAGTAAGTTAGGAAGTGGGAATAAGATAAATGAAGAGTTGGATTTGTTTTTTAGAAGAGAAACATTTAAGAATAGTTTAGTTTAA
- a CDS encoding response regulator transcription factor, with protein MKIQVAIVEDDKNYNQALKNIIDFQQDMECVAQFFNGKNALQKLEALEPDVVLMDIQLQDLSGIDLVFKLTDVMPGTTFVMCTSFENDEKIFSALRAGASGYLVKGDPLDKIIQAIQEAHKGGAPMSFAIAKRVLQHFQETKVQVQTLSLLTVTEKEVLDLLAQGLLYKEIADKKNVTIDTIKKHIGNIYRKLQVSNKIEAINKFNTKN; from the coding sequence ATGAAGATACAAGTAGCCATAGTAGAGGATGATAAGAATTACAATCAGGCCTTAAAAAATATCATCGATTTCCAGCAGGATATGGAATGTGTGGCTCAGTTTTTTAATGGTAAAAATGCTTTGCAAAAACTGGAAGCTCTGGAACCAGACGTGGTTTTAATGGATATTCAGTTGCAGGATTTATCAGGTATTGATCTTGTTTTTAAATTAACAGACGTAATGCCAGGCACCACCTTTGTTATGTGCACCAGTTTTGAAAATGACGAAAAAATATTTTCGGCATTGCGTGCAGGTGCAAGTGGTTATCTGGTAAAAGGAGATCCGCTGGACAAGATAATTCAGGCAATTCAGGAAGCTCACAAAGGCGGTGCCCCTATGAGTTTTGCCATTGCAAAGCGCGTTTTACAACATTTTCAGGAAACAAAAGTACAAGTACAAACCTTATCGTTACTAACTGTAACCGAAAAAGAAGTTCTTGACTTGCTGGCGCAGGGACTTCTGTACAAAGAAATTGCCGATAAAAAAAATGTCACCATCGACACCATTAAAAAACACATTGGCAATATCTACCGAAAACTACAGGTAAGTAACAAAATTGAAGCAATTAACAAGTTTAACACCAAAAACTAG
- a CDS encoding nucleotidyltransferase domain-containing protein, whose protein sequence is MTIQNLKSQNLILFEVISGSRSFGLNTPTSDTDIKGVYYLPKEKFFGLDYIPQVSNETNDEVYYEIGRFVELLLKNNPNILEILASPEDCILYKHPLMERLQLGDFLSKLCKDSFAGYAITQIKKARGLNKKIVNPMPKEKKNLLDFCYVLNGYETVSLLAFLKENNWNQEQIGLVNLPNSKGMFAMFYDENKILGYKGIIQKETSNEVSLSSIPKDEKLMGYLSCNQDGYSKYCKEYTEYWNWIEKRNEDRYNTNQQHGKNYDSKNMMHTIRLLQTAEQILSTGKLNIRVSNRDELLDIKAGNKEYDDLLEMADQLIASIESHYVTSNLPEKPDEEKAVQTIIKIREELYK, encoded by the coding sequence ATGACCATCCAAAATTTAAAATCCCAAAACCTAATCCTATTCGAAGTTATTTCGGGTAGTAGATCTTTTGGGTTAAATACACCAACATCCGATACCGATATTAAAGGGGTCTATTATCTGCCAAAAGAAAAATTCTTTGGGTTAGATTATATTCCGCAGGTTAGTAATGAGACGAATGATGAGGTTTATTACGAAATAGGGCGTTTTGTAGAATTATTGCTTAAAAATAATCCTAATATTTTGGAAATTTTAGCTTCACCGGAAGATTGTATTTTGTACAAACATCCGCTGATGGAGCGTTTACAATTAGGAGATTTTTTGTCTAAACTCTGCAAGGATTCTTTTGCAGGTTATGCCATAACTCAGATCAAAAAGGCGAGAGGTTTAAACAAGAAAATTGTAAATCCAATGCCAAAGGAAAAGAAAAACCTTTTGGACTTTTGTTATGTTTTAAATGGATATGAAACAGTTTCTTTATTGGCATTTTTAAAAGAGAATAACTGGAATCAGGAACAAATAGGTTTAGTAAATCTTCCTAATTCAAAAGGAATGTTTGCCATGTTTTATGACGAAAATAAAATTTTGGGTTATAAAGGAATTATTCAGAAAGAAACCTCCAATGAAGTTTCGCTTTCATCAATTCCAAAAGATGAAAAGCTAATGGGTTACTTGTCTTGTAATCAGGATGGCTATTCAAAGTATTGCAAAGAATATACTGAATACTGGAATTGGATTGAGAAGCGCAACGAAGATCGTTACAATACGAACCAACAACACGGGAAAAATTATGACAGTAAAAACATGATGCATACTATCAGGCTTTTACAAACTGCGGAACAGATTTTGTCCACTGGAAAATTAAATATCAGAGTTTCTAATCGGGACGAATTATTAGATATAAAAGCAGGAAATAAAGAATACGATGATTTATTAGAAATGGCCGATCAATTAATTGCTTCAATCGAAAGTCATTACGTAACTTCAAATCTTCCTGAAAAACCTGATGAAGAAAAGGCCGTTCAAACCATAATCAAAATCAGAGAAGAATTGTATAAATAA
- a CDS encoding helix-turn-helix domain-containing protein produces MSTETRPRNIGRNISRIRELRGMKQGALADAIGTSQQTISSIETSETVDFEKLVQIAKALGVTVEAIENFTEESVFNFFNNFYDNSSSQGNSFNQGMNATFNPLDKVIELYERLVQAEKDKVEYLEKLMKLK; encoded by the coding sequence ATGAGCACAGAAACCAGACCCAGAAATATTGGCCGAAATATCAGCCGTATCAGAGAACTTCGCGGTATGAAACAAGGAGCACTTGCAGATGCCATTGGCACAAGCCAGCAAACTATTTCAAGTATTGAAACCAGCGAAACTGTTGATTTCGAAAAATTGGTACAAATTGCAAAAGCACTTGGCGTAACAGTAGAAGCGATTGAAAATTTTACAGAGGAATCTGTTTTTAATTTCTTTAATAATTTTTACGATAATAGTTCAAGTCAAGGAAATAGCTTTAATCAAGGTATGAATGCTACTTTTAACCCTCTTGATAAAGTGATCGAGCTGTACGAACGTCTCGTTCAGGCCGAAAAAGATAAAGTCGAATATTTAGAGAAGTTGATGAAATTGAAATAA